A genomic window from Flavobacterium phycosphaerae includes:
- a CDS encoding acyl-CoA thioesterase → MKEHKIQVRVRYSETDQMSVVYHGNYVPYFEMGRVEWLRNKGISYKSLEESGIALPIVSMTINYKKPARYDDLLTVITKFKSQSSVKIEFDCEIRNENDELLTTAHFLLVFVDINLGKPIAPPKYILDIMEN, encoded by the coding sequence ATGAAAGAACACAAGATTCAAGTTAGAGTTCGGTACTCAGAAACCGACCAGATGAGTGTGGTTTACCACGGAAATTATGTGCCCTATTTTGAGATGGGACGCGTTGAATGGCTTAGAAACAAAGGGATTTCGTATAAATCACTTGAAGAAAGCGGGATTGCGCTTCCAATTGTGTCCATGACGATAAATTACAAAAAACCAGCACGTTATGATGACTTACTTACAGTCATAACGAAGTTTAAAAGTCAGTCCTCAGTTAAGATAGAATTTGATTGTGAAATTCGCAACGAAAACGATGAGTTATTAACAACTGCACATTTTTTGTTGGTTTTTGTAGATATAAATTTGGGTAAACCTATTGCGCCGCCAAAATACATTTTGGATATAATGGAAAACTAA
- a CDS encoding IMPACT family protein, translating into MNSNDTYKTLTQPSPEILFKEKNSKFFGYAFPVTSEEEIKSHLEKLRKQHFGAVHFCYAFQLGTDTIQYRTNDDGEPSNSAGMPIYGQIQSFALTNVLVVVVRFFGGIKLGVGGLISAYRTAAQLALEEADIIEKTIDIHFQLLFDYKNMNKVMRVIKEKNLEIISQQMNESCEIEIATRKKNADMIFDIFTNLFEIEIKKL; encoded by the coding sequence TTGAATTCAAACGACACCTATAAAACCTTAACGCAACCTTCACCTGAAATACTGTTTAAAGAAAAAAACAGTAAATTCTTTGGCTATGCCTTTCCGGTAACTTCTGAAGAAGAAATCAAATCACATTTAGAGAAATTAAGAAAACAGCATTTCGGCGCCGTTCATTTTTGCTACGCCTTTCAACTCGGGACCGACACTATTCAATACCGTACCAACGATGACGGCGAACCAAGCAATTCAGCCGGTATGCCGATTTACGGCCAAATTCAATCTTTTGCTCTGACCAATGTTTTAGTAGTGGTGGTTCGATTTTTTGGTGGTATAAAATTGGGTGTCGGCGGATTAATCTCAGCTTACAGGACTGCAGCACAATTGGCTTTGGAAGAAGCGGATATAATTGAAAAAACCATCGACATTCACTTTCAGCTTTTATTTGATTACAAAAACATGAATAAAGTGATGCGGGTAATCAAAGAAAAAAACCTGGAAATCATTTCCCAACAAATGAACGAAAGCTGTGAAATTGAAATTGCCACACGAAAAAAAAATGCCGATATGATATTCGACATTTTCACCAATTTGTTTGAAATTGAAATAAAAAAACTATAG
- a CDS encoding HAD family hydrolase, with the protein MINTIIFDFGDVFIDLEKEASIEAFKKLGLNGPNEDLLAVNDLFEKGKISEMQFIETFFKYIPNATIHDVRHAWNASIGDFPLHRLEFLQLLSAKYRLFLLTNTDSIHISRFEHKVGMSFYSDFYRCFEKVYYSYEMGMRKPDPEIFNALIRKHDLSPKRTLFVDDKKSNTDVAESLGLHVWNLQVGTDDVIHLFDQKQLPF; encoded by the coding sequence ATGATTAATACGATAATTTTCGATTTTGGAGATGTTTTCATTGATCTTGAGAAGGAAGCCTCGATTGAAGCGTTTAAAAAATTAGGTTTGAATGGTCCTAACGAAGATTTGTTGGCAGTTAATGATTTATTTGAAAAAGGGAAGATTTCAGAAATGCAATTCATCGAAACTTTTTTTAAATACATTCCCAATGCCACAATTCACGATGTTCGCCATGCTTGGAATGCCTCTATTGGTGATTTCCCATTGCACCGATTAGAATTTCTACAATTGCTTTCTGCCAAATACCGATTATTCCTTTTAACGAATACCGACTCCATACACATCAGTCGATTTGAACATAAAGTCGGCATGAGCTTTTACAGTGATTTTTATCGTTGTTTTGAAAAAGTATACTACTCCTACGAAATGGGCATGCGTAAACCCGATCCCGAAATTTTTAATGCCCTAATCCGCAAACACGATTTATCACCCAAACGAACTTTGTTTGTAGATGATAAAAAATCCAACACTGATGTAGCAGAAAGTTTGGGTTTGCATGTATGGAATTTGCAGGTTGGCACTGATGATGTTATACATTTGTTTGACCAAAAGCAGCTGCCTTTTTAA
- the ribD gene encoding bifunctional diaminohydroxyphosphoribosylaminopyrimidine deaminase/5-amino-6-(5-phosphoribosylamino)uracil reductase RibD → MKSTEEFYIKRCIQLAKNGLGTTYPNPLVGSVIVYDGKIIGEGWHRKAGEPHAEVKAINSVKDKSILSKATIYVSLEPCSHFGKTPPCCDLIIKHKIPNVVVGTVDPNSKVAGTGIKRLLENGHHVTVGILEKECNELNKRFFTFHNKKRPYIILKWAESLDGFIAPLTKEKQEPVWISNVFSRQLVHKWRSEEQAILVGTQTVLDDNPKLDVRDWKGENPIRIVLDRSGKITNDFHVMDKKTKTIVITEQENLTFSENGIAESVIFDIQLTKKIADISYKYGIQSVIIEGGRQTLQSFIEANLWDEARVFIGTVSFNNGVKAPVINGIPKIRQLKEDQLKLYTNHD, encoded by the coding sequence ATGAAATCAACGGAAGAATTTTACATAAAGCGTTGCATTCAATTGGCCAAAAATGGCTTAGGTACTACCTATCCTAACCCTTTGGTAGGCAGTGTAATTGTGTATGACGGAAAAATTATTGGTGAAGGCTGGCATCGAAAAGCCGGCGAACCCCATGCGGAAGTCAAGGCCATAAATTCAGTAAAAGACAAGTCCATATTATCAAAAGCCACCATTTATGTTTCGTTGGAACCTTGCAGTCATTTTGGTAAAACACCTCCTTGCTGCGATTTGATTATTAAGCATAAAATTCCGAATGTTGTCGTAGGCACCGTTGACCCCAACAGCAAAGTAGCCGGCACCGGAATTAAGAGACTTTTGGAAAACGGCCACCATGTTACGGTTGGTATTTTAGAGAAGGAATGCAACGAACTGAACAAACGCTTTTTTACTTTTCACAACAAAAAACGCCCCTACATTATATTAAAATGGGCTGAAAGTCTTGACGGATTTATAGCGCCTTTGACAAAAGAGAAACAAGAACCGGTATGGATTTCCAATGTTTTTTCACGTCAATTGGTTCATAAATGGCGAAGTGAAGAACAAGCCATTTTGGTCGGAACACAAACGGTTTTAGATGACAATCCAAAATTAGATGTGCGCGATTGGAAGGGTGAAAATCCGATTCGAATAGTTTTAGACCGCAGCGGTAAAATCACAAATGACTTTCATGTGATGGACAAAAAAACCAAAACAATCGTCATTACCGAGCAAGAAAATTTAACATTTAGTGAAAATGGTATAGCTGAAAGTGTTATCTTTGATATCCAGCTAACCAAAAAAATTGCCGATATTTCATATAAATACGGTATACAATCTGTAATTATCGAAGGAGGCAGACAAACCTTACAAAGTTTTATAGAGGCAAATCTTTGGGATGAAGCTAGAGTTTTTATCGGGACTGTTTCATTTAATAACGGAGTAAAAGCTCCTGTAATAAATGGGATTCCGAAAATAAGGCAACTAAAAGAAGACCAACTTAAACTTTACACCAACCATGATTAA
- a CDS encoding GNAT family N-acetyltransferase, with amino-acid sequence MGSIQIREIQKTDNPQIATVIREVFIVDNYPKTGTAFADSQLDFMFETYDQPRAAYFVVEENGKIIGGGGVSQLENSTENICELQKMYFLQEARGKGLGLQMIEKCLAKATEFGYEKCYLETLPEMIAAQNLYKKVGFEYLCEPMGATGHTTCPVWMLKNL; translated from the coding sequence ATGGGCAGCATACAAATCAGAGAAATTCAAAAGACTGATAATCCCCAAATTGCAACGGTAATAAGGGAAGTTTTTATAGTTGATAATTATCCCAAAACCGGGACTGCTTTTGCGGATAGTCAATTGGATTTTATGTTTGAAACCTACGACCAACCTCGGGCCGCTTATTTTGTGGTGGAAGAAAATGGTAAAATTATAGGTGGAGGCGGAGTGAGTCAATTAGAAAATTCTACCGAAAATATATGCGAATTACAAAAAATGTATTTTTTACAAGAAGCTCGTGGTAAAGGATTAGGCTTGCAAATGATAGAAAAATGTTTGGCCAAAGCCACGGAATTCGGCTATGAAAAATGCTATCTCGAAACCTTGCCCGAAATGATAGCTGCACAAAATTTATACAAAAAAGTTGGTTTTGAATACCTTTGCGAACCGATGGGCGCAACCGGTCATACCACTTGCCCGGTTTGGATGCTAAAGAATTTATAA
- the prmC gene encoding peptide chain release factor N(5)-glutamine methyltransferase, protein MLLKNYKTTFLQELSSLYDEKEIDSFFYLVLESFHHIKRIDLALNPQMEMDDTQLLRWESVLAELKKYKPIQYILGTTEFYGLPFLVNENVLIPRPETEELVELILSDNQLRAAVNPLRILDIGTGSGCIPIALKKNLPNAEVYAIDVSEKALATAQKNAELNDVKVTFMLQNILETEDLDQSFDIIVSNPPYVRNLEKAEINPNVLDYEPHLALFVEDDDALLFYRKIARLAKKNLNPNGQLYFEINQYLGKETVELLQDLGFKTVELHQDIYGNDRMISCTYS, encoded by the coding sequence ATGCTACTTAAAAATTACAAAACTACTTTTCTTCAGGAACTTTCTTCATTATATGACGAAAAGGAAATAGATAGCTTTTTTTATCTGGTGTTGGAAAGTTTTCATCACATCAAAAGAATCGATTTAGCACTCAATCCTCAGATGGAAATGGATGACACACAGTTATTGCGCTGGGAAAGTGTTTTAGCCGAATTGAAAAAATACAAACCCATTCAATATATTTTAGGAACCACCGAGTTTTATGGCTTACCCTTTTTAGTCAATGAAAATGTACTTATTCCAAGACCGGAAACCGAAGAATTGGTTGAATTGATTTTATCAGATAACCAACTCCGCGCCGCTGTCAATCCACTCCGAATTCTGGATATCGGAACGGGTAGTGGTTGTATTCCCATTGCTTTAAAAAAGAATTTGCCGAATGCTGAAGTTTATGCGATTGATGTTTCGGAAAAGGCTTTGGCTACAGCCCAAAAAAATGCAGAACTCAATGATGTGAAAGTGACTTTTATGTTGCAAAACATTTTGGAAACCGAAGACTTAGATCAGTCATTTGACATTATAGTTTCCAATCCGCCCTATGTTCGAAATTTGGAAAAAGCCGAAATTAATCCTAATGTTTTGGATTATGAACCGCATTTGGCCTTATTTGTGGAAGACGATGATGCCTTGCTTTTTTACCGAAAAATTGCCCGATTAGCCAAGAAGAATTTAAATCCGAACGGACAATTGTATTTTGAAATCAATCAGTATCTGGGAAAAGAAACCGTCGAATTACTTCAGGATTTAGGGTTCAAAACTGTTGAACTTCACCAAGATATTTATGGGAATGACCGAATGATAAGTTGTACTTATTCGTAG
- a CDS encoding ABC transporter permease, protein MIGLFRENIKIATGSIRTQLLRTILTILIIALGIWALVGILTVVSALQNTLSSNFASMGSNTFNINQYTNTNRRHGGGEVEKINPIISYPEAKAFKEMYDYPLTHTSLSFTATSTAEVKYENQKTDPEITVMGVDDYFLVNSGLEVTQGRNLNTFDIQNNTYSCIVGSDFATKGLLKDVNPIGKTISVRGAKFKVIGVLKEKGSSFGNRQDLRMLIPIQVARSMFSMPNINYTISTMVDKTELLDESVDHAIITMRKVRKLNPVEENNFGISRSDDLINKIAEITGVLSISAWIIGIITIFGSSIALMNIMLVSVTERTREIGVRKALGAKKSTIAFQFFVETLIIGQLGGLVGIILGIITGYFIAIAIDFSFVIPWLAIMAAVITTFIVAVVSGSYPAIKASQLDPIEALRYE, encoded by the coding sequence ATGATTGGATTATTCAGAGAAAACATAAAAATTGCCACCGGTTCGATACGAACGCAATTGCTGCGTACCATTCTTACCATTTTAATTATTGCGTTGGGAATTTGGGCATTGGTCGGGATTCTGACTGTAGTTTCTGCTTTGCAAAACACACTCTCTTCCAATTTTGCTTCCATGGGTTCTAATACCTTTAACATCAATCAATATACAAACACCAATCGTCGTCATGGCGGTGGTGAAGTAGAAAAGATAAATCCAATCATCTCTTATCCTGAAGCCAAGGCTTTCAAGGAAATGTATGATTATCCGCTGACGCATACTTCTTTGTCATTTACCGCAACTTCAACGGCAGAAGTGAAATATGAAAATCAAAAAACAGATCCGGAAATTACGGTAATGGGAGTTGATGATTATTTTTTGGTCAACTCAGGTTTAGAAGTTACACAAGGCCGAAATCTCAACACTTTTGACATTCAAAACAACACTTATTCTTGTATCGTGGGCTCTGATTTTGCTACCAAAGGTTTACTGAAAGATGTCAACCCGATTGGTAAAACCATTTCAGTTCGAGGAGCTAAATTTAAAGTTATTGGAGTTTTAAAAGAAAAAGGCTCTTCGTTTGGCAATCGTCAAGATTTGCGTATGCTGATTCCGATTCAGGTAGCGCGTTCTATGTTTTCTATGCCCAACATCAATTACACCATCAGCACTATGGTTGACAAGACCGAATTGCTTGACGAATCAGTAGATCACGCCATTATCACAATGCGTAAAGTCAGAAAACTGAATCCGGTAGAAGAAAATAATTTCGGAATTTCCCGAAGTGATGATTTGATTAATAAAATTGCCGAAATCACAGGTGTTTTAAGTATATCCGCATGGATTATTGGTATCATTACCATTTTTGGTTCTTCAATTGCGCTGATGAATATTATGTTGGTTTCTGTAACAGAAAGAACACGCGAAATTGGGGTTCGAAAAGCATTGGGAGCCAAAAAAAGCACCATTGCTTTTCAATTTTTTGTAGAAACTTTAATCATAGGGCAGCTTGGCGGCTTAGTTGGAATCATACTCGGAATCATTACCGGTTATTTTATTGCCATTGCCATTGATTTTAGTTTTGTAATTCCGTGGCTGGCCATTATGGCGGCGGTGATTACTACTTTTATTGTAGCAGTGGTTTCCGGTTCGTACCCGGCCATAAAAGCGTCACAACTCGATCCTATTGAAGCTCTTCGCTACGAATAA